The sequence CGCCCGGGCCAGCCGGCCCACCTCGGCGGCGGGCATGCTCCGGTCCACGTCGTTCATTGCAGCTTCTCCAGTTCGGCGACGATCGCCGCGAGCTCGCGCGGCGACGGGGTACGGCGGGCGGGCTGGTCGAGAAACGTCCACAGTGGTTCTCCCAGCAGGGCACGGGCGCGGGCCGGGTCGGACTCGCGGGTGACGCCGTGCATCTGGCGCAGCCGCTCGTCGGCCAGCTCGCCGAGTCGGGGCAGGATCCGGGTGGCGAACCGCTTTCGGTCGCCGCCGCACCAGTCCAGCGGGCGTTCCCACCCGTTGATCGCGGTGCGTAGCGCGTCCTGGGCGGCCCAGTTCCAGGTGCCCGATTCCTCTCCGGCGGGGGCCCGACCGCCCGCCCGGGACGGCGGCGGGGGCGCCAGCGTGGCGGTGACCCGGCGTACGGCGAGCAGGGCGAGCACGCCCGCCACGACGATCCAGAGGGGGACCTGCAGGCCCACCGCGCGCAGGCCGACCACGACCACCACCACGACCGCCGCGGTGGCCGCGAGCGTACGCGGCAGCCAGCTCAGCCGGCCGCGCCGCGCCCGGGCCGCCTCCTGGGCGGGTTCCTCGAACGACAGCAGGTCGTCGATGCTGGTGCCGGTGAGTTCGTTCATGTCTGCCCCTCGCCGGTGGCGGCCAGGCTCGTCAGCTCCCCACGCAGCCGGCGCAGCGCGGCCCGGGCCTGGTCGCGCATCCGCTCGTCGACCGTGTGGGTGGCGTACCGGGCCTCCCGGTAGACCTGCGCGAACCCGTCCAGCACGTCGGCGCTGGCGATCGCCGGGACGCCGGCCGCCGGGTCGCCGCGCAGCAGCCGGCTGACCAGGTCGGTGGAGGTGTCCCCGGCGAGCCGGGGCACGCCGGCCTCCTCGGCGGCCTCCTCCAGCCGGACCCAGCAGGCGATGACCGCGGTACGCGGATCGGTGGACCGGTCGTCGAGCTCCACCAGGCCGGCGTCCAGGGCGGCCATCACCTCCCGCGCGGTGCCCTCGGCGCTACGCCGGGACCGCTGCGTCGGGATGGCCCGGGTGGTCCGCCGCAGCGCCCCGCCGACCACCGTCCAGAGCGCGTAGCCGATGGCGACCAGCACGGCCAGGCCGAGCACGACAAACGCGGCGGTGAGGATCCACTGGGGAATGCTGCCGGAGGTGGGCGGGCCGACGTCCCGGGGCTCGACCGGGATCGAGGGCGCGGGCTCGCCGGTGGGGTAGTCCGGCACGTAGGGGATGTTGTCGGCGACGGGCGGGATCCGGCTGGCGCCGATCGTGGAGTGCCCGGCGGCGAGCGCGGCAGCGGTGAGCAGCAGGGCCACCGCAACGATCGGCCACCACCTGCGCAGCACGCCGAGGTCCATCCCACCGCCCTACGCAGTCCTCAATCGTCCACCCCGGCCAGCCGCTTCGCCCGGGCGAACACGTCGTCCAACATCGCTGGTGTCAGCCGCCCGGTGAAGGTGTTCTGCTGGCTGACGTGGTAGCAGCCGAGCAACGCCGGCACGGACGTGCCGGACCAGTGTGCCCCATGGCCGAAGCTCGGGCGGGGCGTGGGCGGGCGCTGACCGTACACGTCCCGCAGGACCGGCCACCACGCGGCCCAGGCGAACGCGCCCAGCGCGACCACGACCCGCAGGGTGGGCCGGATCAACGCGACCTCGCGGTGCAGCCAGGGCGCGCAGGTGT comes from Micromonospora viridifaciens and encodes:
- a CDS encoding DUF4129 domain-containing protein, which produces MDLGVLRRWWPIVAVALLLTAAALAAGHSTIGASRIPPVADNIPYVPDYPTGEPAPSIPVEPRDVGPPTSGSIPQWILTAAFVVLGLAVLVAIGYALWTVVGGALRRTTRAIPTQRSRRSAEGTAREVMAALDAGLVELDDRSTDPRTAVIACWVRLEEAAEEAGVPRLAGDTSTDLVSRLLRGDPAAGVPAIASADVLDGFAQVYREARYATHTVDERMRDQARAALRRLRGELTSLAATGEGQT